CTTGCGGATCGCCTCGACGGTGTGTTTCTCTACACGCTCGACGATTTGGAACGGGTGGTACGTGACGGCCGGGCCGCGCGCGCGGCCGAAGCGCAGGCTGCTCGTCGCATCGTCGACGAGGAGGTCTCGGCATTTCTCCGCCAGCGAGCGGAGCGGGCCGCTGTCCCGGCGCTCAATCGTCTGCGTAGCCATTTCGAGGCTGTCCGCGACCAGGCTCTCATTGATGCCCGTGGCGACGCCGAGAAGGCGACCCGGCTGATGGTCAACCGACTGCTCCATGATCCGATGCGCCAATTGCGCGACATCGCCGGTAGCGGCGAAGACGCGGATCGGGAAATGTCGGACATAGAAGCCCTTATGGTCAGATTGTTTGATCTGACAGGTGATGACACGGATCACGAGTGATGAGTCTGGACGAAAAGCTGCAGCGCGTGACCGGTCGGTTCGACGAACTCGGGCGGTTAATGGCAACGTCGGGTGAAATGGACCCTGCGGAATTTGCCCGCCTTTCAAAGGAATACGCCGACTTGACCGCCGTCGTGGAGGCGATCGTCGAACTGCGTACGGGCAAGTCGGAAGCCGTTGATCTCGAATCCCTGATCGCCGATCCGACGACCGATTCAGAGATGCGCGACCTGGCGCGCGAGGAGCTCGCGGCGCTGAGGCGTCGGCTTCCCGAACTGCAAGATCGCGTTCAGGTCCTGCTGCTGCCGAAGGACGCCGCCGACGAGAAAAATGCCATCCTGGAAGTCCGTGCGGGTACCGGAGGCGAGGAGGCGGCGCTGTTCGCGGCGGATCTGTTCCGCATGTACCAGCGGTATGCGGAATTGCGCGGCTGGCGATTCGAAATCCTGTCAATCAACGAGACGGGGCTTGGCGGTTACAAAGAGGCGAACGCCGGCATCGCCGGTCAGGGCGTTTTTGCGCGCCTGAAGTTCGAATCGGGTGTGCATCGCGTCCAGCGCGTGCCGGAGACCGAAGCCAGCGGCCGCATCCACACATCGGCAGCGACCGTTGCGGTGCTGCCCGAGGCGGAGGATGTCGACGTGCATATCGAGGACAAGGACCTGCGCATCGACGTCTATC
This genomic stretch from Rhodospirillales bacterium harbors:
- the prfA gene encoding peptide chain release factor 1 — encoded protein: MSLDEKLQRVTGRFDELGRLMATSGEMDPAEFARLSKEYADLTAVVEAIVELRTGKSEAVDLESLIADPTTDSEMRDLAREELAALRRRLPELQDRVQVLLLPKDAADEKNAILEVRAGTGGEEAALFAADLFRMYQRYAELRGWRFEILSINETGLGGYKEANAGIAGQGVFARLKFESGVHRVQRVPETEASGRIHTSAATVAVLPEAEDVDVHIEDKDLRIDVYRSSGPGGQSVNTTDSAVRITHLPTGIVVTQQDEKSQHKNRAKAMKILRARIYDLERTRVNAERAAERKSQVGSGDRSERIRTYNFPQTRVTDHRVNLTLHKLDRVLGGELDEILDALIADDQANRLADAV